Within Styela clava chromosome 8, kaStyClav1.hap1.2, whole genome shotgun sequence, the genomic segment TTATTACACTCACATGAGAGAGAAACCGCGTAACAGCGATAAGGAACTGCATTCATTTTTGAAGCATTTGTAGTATTGCTTTGGTtaatttactatatatatataaacaacaaCAACTCCTCAATGACAGAAACTGAGAAGATAAATTCAAATGAATCAACCAAAACTGAAAAGTCTATTCCTAGACTGAAGTTCAGGAAACGCCATAAAAAGGGCTCTGATATTACAGTAAAACCATATAAAGGGGACACCATCGAGGACCTATTAAAATCGGTTGAAGAGACGGAAAACATCATGAAGTGCAATGTGGAAACTATGATAAACGAACGAGAAAAACGACTGGACCAAATGCTCGAAGCATCGGAAAACTTGGAGgaggcagcagaaaagtttcaAGTTCAAGCTAATAAAGTCAAGAAAAAATACATGTGTAAATATTATTGTCCATGTTGCTATTGTTGTGTTGGATGTTGCTTGAATACGAAAAAGCCAAAATGATCATTTTCACGTTTTGATACTTGCAAGCATTCCTTATATCTCAACACGGATTTAATAATTGATGAAAGCTATGCAATACATCCCAACATAACTATTTTACCATACTAATATTAATCTTTCGTCTGAATGAATTACTTGAAAAATACGAAGTTCTCTGcttgttttaatttaaaaataaaagtctgTTTATGAACATGTGGTCTGTTTCAAAACAACTTATttgtttcttttgttttttattgagTAACAAACAACAGCAGCATCAAAAATCTTGATAGACGGTGTTCCCACGTACGTGTCTGAAACCAAAATCGAAACAAAGAGTAGGCTCCATGCGGTACCATTTGATTTGGTTTTCGTTGGGAGTTGGAGCAATCGAATTTGTGGTGTCATGGAGGCAGACGTATACATGCGGCCGATAGTTTAGCATACATCTTCCTATCTCAATTTACTGTCAGCGTTTAAATAAGAAGATTTTATAatgtatacaatatatatatcagtgtcaAATAACTGGTCTATTCTGTGGGCTTTTCGTTACACGGAGTCTGTGGTAGACCAAAAAGATATTGGAATGTAACACACATTAGCCTATATATACTCGTCATCTTCTCAGCGATTTGTCTGAGTATTCCACAGTAGCAGAGTAGGAATATTTGGGCCATGTCGCCTTTGTCGGCACGTGGGTCGTCGTTATCTTGTCGTAGCTTACTTAATTACAAAAGCTTATATTGTTTTGAACTTTATATTCCTCAAAATCCCAAAGTAAAAGAGTACAGAAAACTCCAGAACAGAAAGGTACatttaaaaatttagaatatcCTTCAACGACAGAAGAGATCACGATATACATGGGTTAAATATCGAACAGTGCGTGCCTACGGAAGCTGGAAACAGCGTTGATAATATGGTGATTTTATCCTAAGGTAAGCTTGAAGTAGTAATTGACCTACATGTCCAAATATCTTGCCATTGCTCGTTCGTTTTACAGCAAACTGGTTTTACTCACCGCCGCCAGATGTATCACAGTAATTTTGAGCCGTCAAGGACTTTGTTAAACTGATTTTTTGACGTATAAAAGCTGATATCTATGTTTCTGGAGGTCGTGATATTTTTCCTTCTCTATGGGGAACTTTATTTGTTAATAACCTAGTTCATTCAGCAAAAACGGAAAAGTTTAATCCTATTTGTCAGCGCTGTGGTCCCTCTTATGAGGTTGTGGACTCATTTAATTAGTATATGTCAAACTGTTACGTAGAAATGGTCTTTACAACAAATATCAAAGCTTTACAAGGAAACCATCCTGGCAAAAATTTCTCATAAGACGAACAACgtcaaatgttttattgaacTAGAttagcgtttcccaaactgtgttccgcggaacactagtgttccgagAGCGtctcaatcaatcaatcaaatcgttttttattagccatccCGGCAAAgcataataaaaatgaattaatatCACTAAAATATTTGCACCGAATGGCAGAATAACCGTGAAATGACCATGTGGTCTACTCGTCAGTGGCAACCTTGAAATAGCTTAAAACTTAAACACAAAATTTGCACAGCGCGAAAAGTTTTTATGCTAGAACAGGATCGCCCCAAGATAGCGCTGCAAGGCAATAATACACCTTGTTATTTATAGAATTGGGGAATTCCCCCTATATAATTCCGAAGCAGTGCTGTTCCGGCACTTTTAGGTTAACGTTTCTGGGAAAAGTTAAACAATACATATCGGGTTTAGTAATAGTTCGATACCAAAGAAAACCAGTACTGAAACTGGTAGTCAACGAGAAGAGATATCCTCATGACAGTAAAAATACCTCTATCAACATGTAATTTACATGTAATTGtattataacatgaaaaaatagTACAGATCAACAATCATGTCTGGGAGAcagtgaacactgaaataaaactATGATATTGGAAAATGCACTACACATTTATGAAGAATATAAGGATAGTAAATGGTTGCGTaactgaattttaaaatttggatatGTTGAGTCTTTAATACTAGAAGGTAAGTCATTCCAAATTTTTACCCCGGTATATCTCAGAGTACTTTGTGTGCGCTTTGATTTACATATTGGAACAAAAAAAGACGCTTGGGCTGATGATCGAGTGTGATGGCTATGTACATACGACTGTGCCGTGAAATAATTATCAAAAGCTCTTAGTTATAAATTTGATGAGTATTGATGCATTACTTTTGCAACTTCAAAAATACACAAGTCTttgaatttgagaattttttgtTTAGCGAACAAAAGGGTTCAACTAGAACGAGGTGGAGAATTAGATAATATTCTTACAGCTTTATTTTGTAGAACTTCTATTCTTTTtgacaaatttattatttattagtaaCTGAGTATCTCCATGCTATCAAACCATACTGAATATGAGACTGAAAGAGAGCAAAATATATCATACGCAGAACTCGAGAGTGGAGGAGTTTACGAACATTACTCAAAACTCCTACAGCATGTGATAATTTCCTTAACAATtctgaaatatatatgtttattccaGTTTAGGTTCTCATCAATATATCGCGTCTTTCGAGTGTTCCGTGAAAAGGGGATCAAAATtacgactaaattggtcgccatggcgatctcgggATCGTGAAGTAATGACCAACTGgtgaccgttcaatatcgcgtcaccgtcgacCTAAAGCGGACTCACTTTTTGAGGGTAGTGGCTTTTTCGTTAACCGTCagcatagaaaggtaaaatgaatttatcgattcatatacacagcatttaaaataagaaacaacaTCATAAAtggaatatgtaaaatattcaatcataatttagttatgttagttttcgcggcgcagTTGGCAACTCGTCTCCCCTTCGAGAATCGCTGCACTACACCagttttctttatcaattttgctcttttattttttggtgttccgcgaggcgagataaaaatcgtaagtgttccgtggccaaaaaagtttgggaaaacGCTGAACTAGATATTTAGAACTGTAGGGTTCGTTGTTATTATTGTTTCCTAGACTCCGCGTGCCAAGATTGCGCTTTCTTTTGTGTCCGCCTCAAAGTCTCCAAAAACGTACAAAATCCTTGTTGTATTATAATCATCAACGATAAAACAGTAGAAGATAGATAAAACGGTATAATAACTTAACTTGGTTGGTTGAGTTGCGTGATGTCCGAGAGTCTGCAGTCGAGTGTCCTAATTTTGTAAAGAAACAAGAGCCAAAAACGTGGCCAGCGCATCACGGGGTCACATAACCTGGGCTTAGGTGTCGCTATGAATAAAAGTATTCGTTCCGATGCGCAAGATTTGGAGTTACTCGTCGCCTAATTTATAAACCTGCCTTTGATTCGCTTTCATAGATGGGCTATACACCACAATGGCGAGTAGTTTTATTTGACTATCTTGCACGCATAGCTCCTGAACCCATCAAAATCCGTCTGGGAACCCGCGGTCCATGAAACTGCGGTTAGGAACTGAAATAGGCACAGAAAAAGTTCCACAATTTTGGCCTTCCTGCATAGGTATATATGCCGTCTACAATAGTTAgcatattataatatataattttagaaaaatcaTCAAATCTATTTTTGACTTACTTTTTAGAGTCCCGAGATTGCGACCGTCATTCATTACATTGAACTTGTACCTGGATCAGATTAATACATTTTGAGGATTTACTAATTACAGGGTATCCTTTTTCAAGCTATGCATCAAAAGTCACAAAAGTAAACAAAGAACGAACCAAACAAATTTTAGGCTAATAGACCAATTGCCATTCAGCAGGCGTTAATTATATCTATTAATTACGCCATAGGCAATTTGGAGGCTATTCGCCATCTTGAACGCGAGGTTGGTGTGTTGATTGAAAGCTGTGTCATATGTACGTTTTCCTGGCGCCTTCATTTGATCACAGTGTATAGCACTACAACGTATGTCAGTGTGATCCTTGCCTGTTTATTGAGGATATTTGCTCCAAACAAGGTCACGAGTAGTCAATAAAATTTAAGGAGAAAGATCCAAAAGTGAAATTGCGGGCGTACACTAAAGTGTCAAAAGCGACCGAAACTATTTGGAATTATGACAGAGAATTTGAAGCAGCAGTTCATGTCAATATGACCAGAAAAATACCAACTATGAGTAATGCTATGTTCCACATAACTAAAATTGTTGGAAAACTTTGGGCACAATTAGTCTAGCACGTTGGTTGGGATTTATTCGTGTACCCATAATAAATAAGATCTGAGTCCAAGCACAGGCGAATTGCAACCACACACGAACGACCTGTTTGTTGGCGGCTGCCCCTCTTCTGGGGAATTGTCCTCAGATACACATGTTTGTGGCGATGGTTTTCAGTGGGCCCTGCCAATGGTGCAATTCAGGCTTGAATTTTCAGAATGTCTTTGAACCAAAGCGTTGTCCTTACTTTTAGCCGCAGCCGTTTTGGGTTGAAGCCATAGCCATCTGTTCTATGTGAGATCTGGCTGCCTAAATCTGTGGCCGCGAAGGCAGAGGGCAACTTCATGCCTaacagattcagattcagataatttatttctatcatgcaagaattaacacaaaatttaaagcacgaaaaattgacaaacgtgtataatgacaatcgtaaaaaattaaatatacacatTAGAATTCATACAAGTGAGAGATTCATAGCAATAGATAAGGAGTCGCGAAAGACTGAGACAGTCAtcgagtcagcgacacctaTGGGCTGGAGATTTAGAgggaatgacaaaaaaaaattatacaaatttaatcAATCATAATTAACAGAGaaacaaaatcacaaaatacCACCAGAGTAATAATACACGCGACAGCGTCCTCGTGGGGTTCAACTGTGCGTTCATGGACCGTAACAAGAAATGAATGAAGCTCGTTGCTAGCAGCGATCAAAAGCTGGTTGTTGTAGCCTACTGAGGCATATTGGATACGAAACGTAAGGACCATTTTATTAGTGGAGTAGGATCACACAAAAAATAACTGTATATGGTAACAGCAAGAATTCAAGTAAATCGGAATTTGTACGGAACAATATCCCATCACAGTACCGGTAACAGGGCGAGGCATCAAGACCGGAAGGGTGCCGTACGTTACGGAGACTATATGAACGTCTATATACAATACGCCAAGAAAGGAAATCATATTATTTGAAAAGCTGACGGATCAAGTATATAGCCGCCTAGGTATACCTTTTTCAATGCTTGTTTGTATGCATCGTAATTCATGTTTCGAATACTATCAGCCAAAGAGTTCCATAATTTAACacctaaatattttattgaattttgtgtTAGTTTGGTGGTGAAACGATGCACATAGTAAGAACCATGGGTAGAAGACCGTGTACTATGTGAATGAATATTACTTTGCTTATAGAAATAATGAGTAAATGTGACAGGGAGTTTATTGTTATGATGTTGATGCATCAGTTTCAGTACCTCTATTTTATGAATATCTGTcagttttataatttgaagTTCATGGTAGATTGGATTGAGTTGTTCGCGACGTCCACTACCAGAAAGAGCACGGATGGCTCTATTTTGGATAATCTCGATTTGATGTAATAGAGTTCTATTGGCTGAACCCCATGCAATAATGCCATATTGAATGTGGGTTTGGAATAGAGAATGGTAAATCATACGGAGAGTTGTTACAGGTACAAAGTGCCTAAGTTTGTACAGTATTCCAACCGATCTAGATAGCTTAGCAGCCAAGTTCATTATGTGAATATCCCATTTCAATTGGCTATCCAAAAATATGCCCAAATATTTGTAAGAACTTACATTTTCTAATCTAGTGTTGCCAATATCAATCGAAAATTTGGTTTgagttttatgtttatttggtgAAATAAGCATAGTTTTGGATTTGTCGACGTTTATAGATAATTTATTAGCCTTCATCCAATTAGCTACTTTTACTATTTCAGAGTTCACTCTTGAATGAAGAGCAGGGAGAGATTTATCGCTGTCGAGGAGATTGGTGTCATCCGCGAATAATTTTGAGAAGAATGATGAACAATGGGCGAGATCGTTGATGTAGATCAAAAATAATAAAGGCCCCAAATTAGATCCTTGTGGGACCCCGTGTGTCACAGGTAAGATGCACGAGCAGTAGTTTCCTACTTGAACGTATTGATTTCGATCACTTAAATAACTATGGAGGAGTTTATTAGGTAATCCCCTGACGCCATAATGCCACAACTTGTTCATTAGGATATCATGATTGACAGTGTCAAAAGCCTTCTTCAGATCGACAAAAATTGCACTCACAAATTCTTTCCTTTCTAATTTGTCATAGATATAAGAAATTGTATCTAAAATTGCGTGTGATGTGGACTGATTGTTTTGGAAGCCAAATTGgtgtttgtttattacattatgttttgtgaaaaaattggtCAACCTAATGTGAATTAGacgttca encodes:
- the LOC120346342 gene encoding uncharacterized protein LOC120346342, with protein sequence MSEGKKAQFTVVVLQVNSERRQTEKINSNESTKTEKSIPRLKFRKRHKKGSDITVKPYKGDTIEDLLKSVEETENIMKCNVETMINEREKRLDQMLEASENLEEAAEKFQVQANKVKKKYMCKYYCPCCYCCVGCCLNTKKPK